One Azospirillum sp. TSA2s genomic region harbors:
- a CDS encoding acetolactate synthase 3 large subunit, whose protein sequence is MSEQKLTGAQIVIKALKDQGVDIIFGYPGGAVLPIYDALFQQNDLKHVLVRHEQAAVHAAEGYARSTGKVGCVLVTSGPGATNAVTGLLDALCDSIPLVCLSGQVPTHLIGNDAFQEADTTGITRPCTKHNYLVKDVDSLARTLHEAFYVARSGRPGPVLVDIPKDVQFADGTYVPPAEVKHKTYRPQVKPEIARIEEAVELIANAKRPVFYTGGGVINAGPFAAKLLTQFVKTTGFPITSTLMGLGAFPASENQWLGMLGMHGTYEANLAMYECDVMINIGARFDDRVTGKLSAFSPGSKKIHVDIDPSSINKNVAVDIPIVGDCGAVLEDMLRIWKARAKSPDKAALKEWWGKIEGWRARNCLNYNRTESVIKPQYALERLREALRGKDHYITTEVGQHQMWAAQFLPFDQPNRWMTSGGLGTMGYGLPAAIGAQLAHPDAIVVDVSGEASFLMNMQEIGTAVQYRAPVKIFILNNQYMGMVRQWQELLHGSRYSQSYSEALPDFVKLAESWGCVGLRATTVAEVDQVIEKMLTVTDRPCIIDIAVDPKENCFPMIPGGKAHNEILFGPDDSPSDATPEDGMVLV, encoded by the coding sequence ATGTCCGAACAGAAGCTGACCGGCGCCCAGATCGTCATCAAAGCCCTGAAGGATCAGGGCGTTGACATCATCTTCGGCTATCCCGGCGGCGCCGTACTTCCCATCTACGACGCGCTGTTCCAGCAGAACGACCTGAAGCATGTCCTTGTACGCCACGAGCAGGCCGCGGTTCACGCGGCGGAGGGCTATGCGCGCTCGACCGGCAAGGTCGGCTGCGTGCTGGTGACCTCCGGCCCCGGCGCCACCAACGCGGTGACCGGCCTGCTGGACGCCCTGTGCGACAGCATTCCGCTGGTCTGCCTGTCGGGCCAGGTGCCGACCCACCTGATCGGCAACGACGCCTTCCAGGAAGCCGACACCACCGGCATCACCCGCCCCTGCACCAAGCACAATTACCTGGTGAAGGACGTCGACAGCCTGGCCCGCACCCTGCACGAGGCCTTCTATGTCGCGCGCAGCGGGCGTCCCGGCCCGGTGCTGGTCGACATCCCGAAGGACGTGCAGTTCGCCGACGGCACCTATGTCCCGCCGGCGGAGGTCAAGCACAAGACCTACCGGCCGCAGGTGAAGCCGGAGATCGCCCGCATCGAAGAGGCGGTGGAACTGATCGCCAACGCCAAGCGCCCGGTCTTCTACACCGGCGGCGGCGTGATCAATGCCGGCCCCTTCGCGGCCAAGCTGCTGACCCAGTTCGTCAAGACCACCGGGTTCCCGATCACCTCCACCCTGATGGGCTTGGGCGCCTTCCCGGCGTCCGAGAACCAGTGGCTGGGTATGCTGGGCATGCACGGCACGTACGAGGCGAACCTCGCCATGTACGAATGCGACGTCATGATCAACATCGGCGCCCGCTTCGACGACCGCGTGACCGGCAAGCTGTCGGCCTTCTCGCCGGGTTCGAAGAAGATCCACGTCGACATCGACCCCAGCTCGATCAACAAGAACGTCGCGGTCGACATTCCGATCGTCGGTGACTGCGGCGCCGTGCTGGAAGACATGCTGCGCATCTGGAAGGCGCGCGCCAAGTCGCCGGACAAGGCCGCGCTGAAGGAGTGGTGGGGCAAGATCGAGGGCTGGCGCGCCCGCAACTGCCTGAACTACAACCGCACCGAATCGGTCATCAAGCCGCAGTACGCGCTGGAGCGCCTGCGCGAGGCTCTGCGCGGCAAGGATCATTACATCACGACGGAAGTCGGCCAGCACCAGATGTGGGCCGCCCAGTTCCTGCCCTTCGACCAGCCGAACCGCTGGATGACCTCGGGCGGGCTCGGCACCATGGGCTACGGCCTGCCGGCCGCCATCGGCGCCCAGCTGGCCCACCCCGACGCCATCGTGGTGGACGTGTCTGGCGAGGCGTCTTTCCTGATGAACATGCAGGAGATCGGCACCGCCGTGCAGTACCGCGCGCCGGTCAAGATCTTCATCCTGAACAACCAGTATATGGGCATGGTGCGCCAGTGGCAGGAACTGCTGCACGGCTCGCGCTATTCCCAGAGCTACTCGGAAGCCCTGCCGGACTTCGTGAAGCTGGCGGAATCCTGGGGCTGCGTCGGCCTGCGCGCCACCACGGTGGCCGAGGTCGATCAGGTGATCGAGAAGATGCTGACGGTCACCGATCGCCCCTGCATCATCGATATCGCCGTCGATCCGAAGGAAAACTGCTTCCCGATGATCCCGGGTGGCAAGGCCCACAACGAGATCCTGTTCGGTCCGGACGACAGCCCGTCCGATGCCACGCCGGAAGACGGCATGGTGCTGGTCTGA
- a CDS encoding DUF2892 domain-containing protein, translated as MELSSITETAQRNLRGLNDRIHGPSGGYSINVGHTERLASLAGGVLLAVLGLRRPNWTGAAMALAGGALVARGLTGYCPGKAMLADWSHNDRAAIPAQDVNQGVNRYSRHPGDIYEEACEEEIVDEASQESFPASDPPSFTPGVAR; from the coding sequence ATGGAACTCTCTTCCATCACCGAAACGGCCCAGCGCAACCTGCGCGGCCTCAACGACCGCATTCACGGACCCAGCGGCGGTTACAGCATCAATGTCGGGCATACCGAGCGGCTGGCGTCGCTGGCCGGCGGCGTGCTGCTGGCGGTCCTGGGCCTGCGCCGGCCCAACTGGACCGGCGCCGCGATGGCGCTTGCCGGCGGCGCTCTCGTGGCGCGCGGTCTGACCGGCTATTGCCCCGGCAAGGCGATGCTGGCCGACTGGTCGCACAACGACCGGGCGGCGATTCCGGCACAGGATGTGAACCAGGGCGTCAATCGCTACTCCCGCCATCCCGGCGACATCTATGAGGAGGCGTGCGAGGAGGAGATCGTCGACGAGGCCTCGCAGGAATCCTTCCCGGCCAGCGATCCGCCGTCTTTTACGCCGGGTGTTGCCCGTTAA
- the fabI gene encoding enoyl-ACP reductase FabI, whose product MTTIIPAAATLEGKKGLVLGIANDQSIAWGCARAFRAMGADLAVSYLNDKAKKFVEPLAQQLEAEIFEPVDVTGEGQLKALFDKIGEKWGKLDFALHSIAFAPKEDLHGRVVDCSREGFQQAMDVSCHSFIRMARYAEPLMKDGGSLFTMSYFGANRVIDNYGVMGPVKAALEASVRYLAAELGPKGIRVHAISPGPIKTRAASGIAHFDELMNKAAERAPEGRLVTIEEVGYTTAFLATDGAKGITGDTTYVDCGYSIVG is encoded by the coding sequence ATGACCACGATCATTCCCGCCGCCGCCACGCTCGAAGGCAAGAAGGGGCTCGTCCTTGGCATTGCCAACGACCAGTCGATCGCCTGGGGCTGCGCCCGCGCCTTCCGCGCCATGGGTGCCGACCTTGCGGTCAGCTATCTGAACGACAAGGCCAAGAAGTTCGTCGAGCCGCTGGCCCAGCAGCTGGAGGCCGAGATCTTCGAACCGGTGGACGTCACCGGCGAAGGCCAGCTGAAGGCCCTGTTCGACAAGATCGGCGAGAAGTGGGGCAAGCTGGACTTCGCGCTGCACAGCATCGCCTTCGCGCCGAAGGAGGACCTGCACGGCCGTGTCGTCGATTGCTCGCGCGAGGGCTTCCAGCAGGCGATGGACGTCTCCTGCCACTCCTTCATCCGCATGGCCCGCTATGCCGAGCCGCTGATGAAGGACGGCGGGTCGCTGTTCACAATGTCCTATTTCGGCGCCAACCGCGTCATCGACAATTACGGCGTCATGGGCCCCGTCAAGGCGGCGCTGGAGGCCAGCGTGCGCTATCTGGCGGCGGAACTCGGTCCGAAGGGCATTCGCGTCCACGCCATCTCGCCCGGCCCGATCAAGACCCGCGCCGCCTCCGGCATCGCCCATTTCGACGAGCTGATGAACAAGGCCGCCGAGCGCGCGCCCGAAGGCCGTCTGGTGACCATCGAGGAGGTCGGATACACCACCGCCTTCCTCGCCACCGACGGCGCCAAGGGCATCACCGGCGACACCACCTATGTCGACTGCGGGTACTCGATCGTCGGCTGA
- a CDS encoding PRC-barrel domain-containing protein has translation MTRPTPATALLLAALGTLSFAAPALAADDCAAGLDRLGQQAAALEAAGPGTPAPVTQQETAQLRALQQAAQAAAQKGNAPACQAILGEAAALQDSIAHPRAVAADELEDAKLRSPDGKDLGSVSELIIDPASGRVAYAVVELGGFLGIGDSHFPVPWALFSPSGDGYVLNVPKDKLTNAPRFDEKNRPNMNDRQWAMAVHTYYGVAPYWMRDSATLAAIAGSAGGGDASAAPLRQEVQRLSQEVARLNRELQQARGAAGSSGQQGSSQGGTSQSAPGSASGTTSGNGTPQPPVSQQ, from the coding sequence ATGACGCGCCCCACCCCTGCAACGGCCCTGCTGCTGGCCGCGCTGGGAACCCTGTCCTTCGCCGCGCCCGCGCTGGCGGCCGACGACTGCGCGGCCGGGCTCGACCGGCTGGGACAGCAGGCGGCGGCTCTTGAGGCTGCCGGCCCCGGTACCCCCGCTCCGGTGACCCAGCAGGAAACCGCACAGCTTCGCGCCCTGCAGCAGGCGGCGCAGGCCGCCGCGCAGAAAGGCAATGCGCCCGCCTGCCAAGCCATTCTGGGCGAGGCGGCGGCCCTGCAGGACTCCATCGCCCATCCGCGTGCCGTCGCCGCCGACGAGCTTGAGGACGCCAAGCTGCGCAGCCCGGACGGCAAGGATCTCGGCAGCGTGTCCGAACTGATCATCGATCCCGCCAGCGGCCGGGTCGCCTATGCGGTGGTCGAGCTGGGCGGCTTCCTCGGCATCGGCGACAGCCACTTCCCGGTGCCTTGGGCGCTGTTCTCCCCGTCCGGCGACGGCTATGTCCTGAACGTGCCGAAGGACAAGCTGACCAACGCCCCGCGCTTCGACGAGAAGAACCGGCCGAACATGAACGACCGCCAATGGGCGATGGCGGTCCACACCTACTACGGCGTGGCGCCCTATTGGATGCGGGATTCGGCGACGCTGGCCGCCATCGCCGGCTCGGCGGGCGGCGGCGATGCCTCTGCTGCGCCGCTGCGCCAGGAGGTGCAGCGCCTGTCGCAGGAGGTGGCGCGGCTGAACCGTGAACTGCAGCAGGCGCGCGGCGCCGCCGGTTCCAGTGGCCAGCAGGGAAGCAGTCAGGGCGGCACTTCGCAATCGGCGCCGGGGTCTGCTTCCGGGACGACGTCCGGGAACGGCACCCCCCAGCCGCCGGTTTCCCAACAGTGA
- a CDS encoding helix-turn-helix transcriptional regulator: MDMNSPSYPTASANGIATIAALIGDPARANILSALMGGQALTAGELSWHAGVGAPTTSGHLAKLSEAGLLAVERQGRHRYYRLASPDIAQAMESLMALAAAGPHRHRPPGPKDEALRTARTCYDHLAGRLGTALAGSLDNRGLVILGDGGALLTTVGGEFLVGLGVVLPDGNDRGANGSRRPLCRVCLDWSERRHHLAGRLGAALLTCSLERGWIARIPDSRAVSITDAGTHAFTTFFGIAPEHLTAK; this comes from the coding sequence ATGGACATGAACAGCCCGTCCTACCCCACCGCCTCCGCCAACGGCATCGCCACCATCGCCGCGCTGATCGGCGATCCGGCGCGTGCGAACATCCTCTCCGCCCTGATGGGCGGACAGGCGCTGACCGCCGGGGAATTGTCCTGGCATGCCGGCGTCGGTGCGCCGACCACCAGCGGCCACCTCGCGAAATTGAGCGAGGCTGGATTGCTGGCAGTGGAGCGCCAGGGCCGGCACCGCTATTACCGACTGGCCTCCCCCGACATCGCCCAGGCGATGGAAAGCCTGATGGCGCTGGCAGCCGCCGGACCACACCGCCACCGGCCGCCCGGCCCGAAGGACGAGGCGCTGCGAACGGCCCGGACCTGTTACGACCACCTTGCGGGACGGCTTGGCACCGCGCTGGCGGGATCGCTGGACAACCGTGGCCTTGTGATCCTCGGTGACGGCGGCGCCCTGTTGACGACGGTCGGCGGGGAATTCCTGGTCGGCCTGGGTGTTGTCCTTCCGGACGGCAATGACAGGGGAGCGAATGGAAGCCGCCGGCCGCTGTGCCGGGTCTGCCTGGACTGGAGCGAGCGCCGCCATCATCTGGCCGGACGGCTGGGCGCGGCGCTTCTGACCTGTTCGCTCGAACGCGGCTGGATCGCCCGCATCCCCGACAGCCGCGCGGTCTCGATCACCGACGCTGGGACTCACGCCTTCACGACTTTTTTCGGCATCGCACCGGAGCACCTGACCGCCAAATGA
- the ilvC gene encoding ketol-acid reductoisomerase, with translation MRVYYDRDADVNLIKGKKVVIVGYGSQGHAHAHNLRDSGVKDVRIALRPGSATIKKAETAGFTVMTPAEAAAWADVVMVLTPDELQADLYRDDLAPNMKQGAALAFAHGLNVHFNLIEPRADLDVFMIAPKGPGHTVRSEYQRGGGVPSLVAVHQNASGNALDIALSYASANGGGRAGIIETTFKEECETDLFGEQAVLCGGLTELIRAGYETLVEAGYAPEMAYFECLHEVKLIVDLMYEGGMANMRYSISNTAEYGDYRTGPRIITPETKAEMKRVLTDIQEGRFVRDWMLECKAGQPSFKAIRRRNAEHEIEKVGEKLRAMMPWIAERRLVDKSKN, from the coding sequence ATGCGCGTCTATTACGATCGTGATGCCGACGTCAACCTGATCAAGGGCAAGAAGGTCGTCATCGTCGGCTACGGCAGCCAGGGCCATGCCCACGCCCACAACCTGCGTGACAGCGGCGTGAAGGACGTGCGGATCGCGCTCCGCCCGGGTTCGGCCACCATCAAGAAGGCCGAGACCGCCGGCTTCACCGTGATGACCCCGGCCGAAGCCGCCGCCTGGGCCGACGTCGTGATGGTTCTGACCCCGGACGAGCTGCAGGCCGACCTGTACCGTGACGATCTGGCTCCGAACATGAAGCAGGGCGCCGCCCTGGCCTTCGCGCACGGCCTGAACGTCCACTTCAATCTGATCGAGCCGCGCGCCGACCTCGACGTGTTCATGATCGCGCCGAAGGGCCCCGGCCACACCGTGCGCAGCGAATACCAGCGTGGCGGCGGCGTGCCGTCGCTGGTCGCCGTGCACCAGAACGCCTCGGGCAACGCGCTGGACATCGCCCTGTCCTACGCCTCCGCCAATGGTGGCGGCCGCGCCGGCATCATCGAGACGACCTTCAAGGAAGAGTGCGAAACCGACCTGTTCGGTGAGCAGGCCGTGCTCTGCGGCGGCCTGACCGAGCTGATCCGCGCCGGCTACGAGACGCTGGTCGAAGCGGGCTATGCCCCCGAGATGGCCTACTTCGAGTGCCTGCACGAAGTGAAGCTGATCGTCGACCTGATGTACGAGGGCGGCATGGCCAACATGCGCTACTCGATCTCCAACACGGCCGAGTACGGCGACTACCGCACCGGCCCGCGCATCATCACGCCCGAGACCAAGGCCGAGATGAAGCGCGTCCTGACCGACATTCAGGAAGGCCGCTTCGTCCGCGACTGGATGCTGGAGTGCAAGGCCGGCCAGCCGTCCTTCAAGGCGATCCGCCGCCGCAACGCCGAGCACGAGATCGAGAAGGTCGGCGAGAAGCTGCGCGCCATGATGCCGTGGATCGCCGAGCGCCGTCTGGTCGACAAGTCGAAGAACTGA
- a CDS encoding DMT family transporter, whose translation MTILPVSDTPAWQPNLRVELALLLALATLWGASYSFIRIGVETIPPLTFIAGRTLIAGAILLVVIRWRRLSLPRDPALWRRFLVQACLNSVLPFTLIAWAEQTVDAGTAVILNATTPIFAFLITLLFTRHEPLSIRKAVGVLSGLGGTVLIIGVGAVDGIGRDLLAQGAIVLATLCYAGAAIFGRVFKGQDPIMPAAGALLCGAAVLLPVSLAVDRPWTLAPSWDSLLALVALSVFSTALAFVLYFRLVQTLGSVPTTAQAYLRVPIGVGIGALLLGEALEPTMLVGCAAVVIGVAAMSIPARRRG comes from the coding sequence ATGACCATCCTTCCCGTCTCCGATACCCCGGCTTGGCAGCCGAACCTGCGTGTCGAACTTGCCTTGCTGCTGGCCCTCGCCACCCTATGGGGCGCGTCCTACAGCTTCATCCGCATCGGTGTGGAGACGATCCCGCCTTTGACCTTCATTGCCGGGAGGACGCTGATCGCGGGAGCGATCCTTCTGGTGGTTATCCGCTGGCGCCGCCTTTCGCTGCCACGCGATCCGGCGCTTTGGCGCCGCTTCCTGGTTCAGGCCTGTTTGAACAGCGTCCTTCCCTTCACCCTGATCGCTTGGGCGGAACAGACGGTCGATGCCGGAACCGCGGTCATCCTCAACGCGACCACGCCGATTTTCGCGTTTCTCATCACCCTTCTGTTCACCCGGCACGAGCCTTTGAGCATCCGGAAGGCGGTCGGCGTGCTCTCCGGTCTCGGTGGGACGGTTCTCATCATCGGGGTGGGAGCGGTGGATGGCATCGGCCGCGATCTGCTGGCGCAAGGCGCGATTGTCCTCGCGACGCTTTGCTATGCCGGAGCCGCCATCTTCGGCCGCGTGTTCAAGGGGCAGGACCCGATCATGCCGGCCGCGGGAGCGCTGCTGTGCGGAGCGGCTGTCCTGTTGCCGGTCAGTCTGGCGGTCGACCGGCCTTGGACCCTGGCGCCGTCCTGGGACTCGCTGCTCGCGCTTGTCGCCCTATCGGTCTTCTCGACCGCGCTGGCCTTCGTTCTCTATTTCCGCCTGGTTCAAACCCTGGGATCGGTGCCGACCACTGCGCAGGCCTATCTGCGGGTGCCCATCGGCGTCGGGATCGGCGCACTTCTGTTGGGCGAGGCGCTGGAGCCGACCATGCTGGTCGGCTGTGCCGCGGTGGTGATTGGCGTCGCAGCGATGAGCATCCCGGCCCGTCGGCGAGGGTGA
- the serB gene encoding phosphoserine phosphatase SerB, which translates to MNAIVTLIAPRTATLDEAVVQTAKAALVGLGADAGAPDWLAPGTACDLPFGNLAPEQAEAAIRHALNGATLDIVAQPAATRRKRLLVADMESTIIEQEMLDELGDYVGLKDHIAAITARAMNGEIDFKDAVRERVALLKGLKETVIDEVWQRATLMPGAAQLVGTMRANGAACVLVSGGFRCFTGRVRSWIGFDDDRGNELEVIDGVMTGKVIEPILDKDSKLQALMAYAGEHRVPMAETMAVGDGANDLPMLLAAGLGVAFHAKAVVAAEARARVDHGDLTALLYAQGYRATEFVG; encoded by the coding sequence ATGAACGCCATCGTCACGCTGATCGCCCCCCGTACCGCCACGCTCGACGAGGCCGTCGTCCAGACCGCCAAGGCGGCGCTGGTGGGCTTGGGCGCCGATGCCGGCGCGCCGGACTGGCTGGCTCCCGGCACCGCCTGCGACCTGCCCTTCGGCAATCTGGCGCCGGAGCAGGCGGAAGCGGCGATCCGCCATGCCCTGAACGGCGCCACGCTGGACATCGTCGCCCAGCCGGCGGCGACCCGGCGCAAGCGGCTGCTGGTCGCCGACATGGAATCGACGATCATCGAGCAGGAGATGCTGGACGAGCTGGGCGACTATGTCGGGCTGAAGGACCACATCGCCGCCATCACCGCCCGTGCCATGAACGGCGAGATCGACTTCAAGGATGCGGTGCGCGAGCGGGTCGCCCTGCTGAAGGGCCTGAAGGAGACGGTGATCGACGAGGTGTGGCAGCGCGCCACCCTGATGCCGGGCGCCGCCCAGCTGGTCGGCACCATGCGCGCCAACGGCGCCGCCTGCGTCCTGGTGTCGGGCGGCTTCCGCTGCTTCACCGGCCGGGTGCGCAGCTGGATCGGCTTCGACGACGACCGCGGCAACGAGCTGGAAGTGATCGACGGCGTGATGACCGGCAAGGTGATCGAGCCGATCCTGGACAAGGACAGCAAGCTGCAGGCGCTGATGGCCTATGCCGGCGAGCACCGCGTGCCGATGGCGGAGACCATGGCCGTCGGCGACGGTGCCAACGATTTGCCGATGCTGCTGGCCGCCGGTCTGGGCGTCGCGTTCCATGCCAAGGCAGTGGTCGCCGCCGAAGCCCGCGCCCGTGTCGACCACGGCGACCTGACCGCCCTGCTCTACGCCCAGGGCTACCGGGCGACGGAGTTCGTGGGGTAA
- a CDS encoding PLP-dependent aminotransferase family protein — protein sequence MSVDWGHVFAGRVGGMTASEIRELLKLIDRPEIISFAGGIPDPDLFPSSAIARSYEKIFQSNAGAGAALQYSITEGYTPLREWICDYMGGKGVNVGLDGVLITNGSQQVLEFVGKLLIGPGDKIVVTRPTYLGALQAFSPYEPTYLSIPMDEEGPEMAALNEALAQKPKFFYLVPDFQNPNGTTVTLARRHAILDACEAAGVPVIEDTAYCELRYDGEHLPLMAALDCERNGGKLTNVIFGGTFSKTMVPAMRIGWVNAAPEVVNRLVLMKQAADLHASTINQIVMHDVVSQIFDSHIKLLRTQYKERRDAMLAALDEFAPPGVSWTKPEGGLFVWIEAPEGVDGTELLARAIKEANVAFVPGSAFHADRSGKNTLRLAFSVTKPAQIREGIRRLCGLLKTAA from the coding sequence GTGTCGGTTGATTGGGGTCATGTGTTCGCGGGCCGCGTGGGCGGCATGACGGCGTCCGAAATCCGGGAACTGCTGAAGCTGATCGACCGTCCGGAGATCATCTCCTTCGCCGGCGGCATTCCCGACCCGGACCTGTTCCCCAGCTCCGCCATCGCGCGGTCCTACGAGAAGATCTTCCAGTCCAACGCCGGGGCCGGCGCCGCCCTGCAATACTCCATCACCGAAGGCTACACGCCGCTGCGGGAATGGATCTGCGACTACATGGGCGGCAAGGGTGTCAATGTCGGGCTGGACGGCGTTCTCATCACCAACGGCTCGCAGCAGGTGCTGGAGTTCGTCGGCAAGCTGCTGATCGGCCCCGGCGACAAGATCGTGGTGACCCGCCCGACCTATCTCGGCGCGCTGCAGGCCTTCTCGCCCTACGAGCCGACCTACCTCTCCATCCCGATGGACGAGGAAGGGCCGGAGATGGCGGCGCTCAACGAAGCGCTGGCTCAGAAGCCGAAATTCTTCTACCTCGTCCCCGACTTCCAGAACCCGAACGGCACCACGGTGACGCTGGCCCGCCGCCACGCCATCCTGGACGCCTGCGAGGCCGCCGGCGTGCCGGTGATCGAGGACACCGCCTATTGCGAGCTGCGCTATGACGGCGAGCATCTGCCGCTGATGGCGGCGCTGGATTGCGAGCGCAACGGCGGCAAGCTGACCAACGTGATCTTCGGCGGCACCTTCTCCAAGACGATGGTTCCGGCGATGCGCATCGGCTGGGTCAATGCGGCGCCGGAGGTGGTGAACCGGCTGGTGCTGATGAAGCAGGCGGCCGACCTGCATGCCAGCACGATCAACCAGATCGTCATGCACGACGTCGTCTCGCAGATCTTCGACAGCCACATCAAGCTGCTGCGCACCCAGTACAAGGAGCGCCGCGACGCCATGCTGGCGGCACTGGACGAGTTCGCCCCGCCGGGCGTTTCCTGGACCAAGCCGGAGGGCGGCCTGTTCGTCTGGATCGAGGCGCCGGAAGGCGTCGACGGCACCGAGCTGCTCGCCCGCGCGATCAAGGAGGCCAACGTCGCCTTCGTCCCCGGCTCGGCCTTCCATGCCGATCGGTCGGGCAAGAACACGCTGCGTCTGGCCTTCTCCGTCACCAAGCCGGCCCAGATCCGCGAGGGCATCCGCCGGCTCTGCGGACTGCTGAAGACCGCCGCCTGA
- the miaA gene encoding tRNA (adenosine(37)-N6)-dimethylallyltransferase MiaA has product MNTLTDVIVIGGPTASGKSGLALAIAEAFGGTVINADSMQLYADLDVLTARPPSEDLARAPHRLYGVLPAAERGSAARWRDMALAEIAAAKAEGRLPVVVGGTGLYLRALMQGLSEVPPIPDEVRAAAHARLATIGGEEFRAELVARDPASAKLNPGDTTRLTRAWEVLEATGHPLSHWQSQTAQGAPEDLRFTILVLDPPRADLYAQCDKRFHLMMEQGALEEVRRLDALALEQALAPDLPVLKALGVPELRRVLHGEIPLNEAVALAQQSTRRYAKRQVTWFRHQIVGKFSDMLVSDTGQHSCHTIDLPCSPAVRNAMLDRLRTILNY; this is encoded by the coding sequence ATGAACACGCTCACCGATGTCATCGTCATCGGCGGCCCGACCGCATCGGGCAAGTCGGGGCTGGCGCTGGCGATTGCCGAGGCGTTCGGCGGCACCGTCATCAATGCCGACAGCATGCAGCTCTATGCCGATCTGGACGTGCTGACCGCCCGGCCGCCGTCCGAGGATCTGGCGCGGGCGCCCCATCGTCTTTATGGCGTGCTGCCGGCGGCGGAACGCGGATCGGCGGCGCGCTGGCGCGATATGGCTCTGGCGGAGATCGCCGCCGCCAAGGCCGAGGGCCGGCTGCCGGTGGTGGTCGGCGGCACCGGTCTCTACCTGCGGGCCCTCATGCAGGGCTTGAGCGAAGTGCCGCCCATCCCCGACGAGGTGCGCGCCGCCGCCCATGCCCGGCTGGCAACCATCGGCGGCGAGGAGTTCCGTGCCGAACTGGTCGCCCGCGACCCCGCGTCGGCCAAGCTGAACCCCGGCGACACCACCCGCCTGACCCGCGCCTGGGAGGTGCTGGAGGCCACCGGCCATCCGCTGTCCCACTGGCAGAGCCAAACGGCCCAGGGCGCGCCGGAGGATTTGCGCTTCACCATCCTCGTGCTCGACCCGCCGCGGGCCGACCTCTACGCCCAATGCGACAAGCGTTTCCATCTGATGATGGAGCAGGGCGCGCTGGAGGAGGTGCGGCGGTTGGACGCACTGGCGCTTGAGCAGGCACTCGCCCCCGACCTGCCGGTGCTGAAGGCTTTGGGCGTGCCGGAGCTGCGCCGCGTCCTGCATGGCGAGATTCCGCTCAATGAGGCCGTTGCGCTGGCCCAGCAATCGACCCGCCGCTATGCCAAACGGCAGGTCACTTGGTTTCGGCATCAGATTGTTGGCAAATTCTCTGATATGCTGGTAAGTGATACAGGACAGCATAGCTGCCATACCATCGATCTGCCTTGTTCGCCCGCGGTACGAAATGCAATGCTCGACCGCCTGAGAACGATACTAAATTACTGA
- the ilvN gene encoding acetolactate synthase small subunit has product MENAIEKHTIAVLVDNEPGVLARVIGLFSGRGYNIESLTVAEVNNAEHLSRITLVTSGTRMIIEQIKAQLGRLVPVHRVHDLTDEGPSVERELALVKVAGTGDRRIEALRLADIFQAKVVDATLTSFIFELTGTTEQVDDFVGLMSQLGLVEASRTGVVAMSKGPAAF; this is encoded by the coding sequence ATGGAAAACGCGATCGAAAAGCACACCATCGCCGTGCTGGTGGACAATGAGCCGGGCGTGCTTGCCCGTGTCATCGGGTTGTTCTCCGGCCGCGGCTACAACATTGAAAGCCTGACGGTGGCGGAGGTGAACAACGCCGAGCACCTGTCGCGCATCACGCTGGTCACCTCCGGCACCCGGATGATCATCGAGCAGATCAAGGCGCAGCTCGGCCGGCTGGTTCCGGTCCACCGCGTCCACGACCTGACCGACGAGGGGCCGTCGGTGGAACGCGAACTGGCGCTGGTCAAGGTGGCCGGCACCGGCGACCGCCGGATCGAGGCGCTTCGCCTCGCCGACATCTTCCAGGCCAAGGTGGTCGACGCCACCCTGACCAGCTTCATCTTCGAGCTGACCGGCACCACCGAGCAGGTCGACGACTTCGTCGGCCTGATGAGCCAGCTCGGCCTCGTGGAAGCCAGCCGCACCGGCGTGGTCGCCATGTCGAAGGGACCGGCGGCGTTCTGA
- a CDS encoding bacteriohemerythrin: MGAITWRRQLSVGQPAIDDDHKHLIEYLNELDAALAAPRFQPVRVAKILIKLLEYTKEHFAREERIMQIVHYPKFDEHVAMHRAAVQKVSELSNQFSNEPTHENAEKLYKFTADWLVRHIILTDTQLTPYVRGVWA, from the coding sequence ATGGGCGCCATCACATGGCGACGGCAGTTGAGCGTCGGGCAGCCGGCCATCGACGACGATCACAAACACCTGATCGAGTATCTGAACGAACTCGACGCCGCGCTGGCCGCCCCGCGGTTCCAGCCGGTTCGCGTTGCCAAGATCCTGATCAAGCTTCTGGAATACACCAAGGAGCATTTCGCCCGCGAAGAGCGGATCATGCAGATCGTGCATTACCCGAAATTCGACGAGCATGTCGCCATGCACCGCGCCGCTGTCCAGAAGGTCAGCGAGCTGTCGAACCAGTTCTCCAACGAACCCACCCACGAGAACGCCGAGAAGCTCTATAAATTCACCGCCGACTGGCTGGTCCGCCACATCATCCTGACGGACACGCAGCTGACACCCTATGTCCGCGGCGTGTGGGCGTGA